The genomic segment CTGCTTTGTGCCAGAAGAGGACGTTTTACATATTGCTATTCAATGCTTAAGGTTAGTCCTCAATAGTTGCTTAAACTCCTGTTCATCTATTTCAAAAATGTATAATCTGCTAAAGAAAAGATCGAGGACATGAGGGAGAATGATGTCTACTGTTGCAGATTTAGTATCAGCTTTAGCTTGGCCATTAGCTTTTGTATGGTTTGTTCAGAAATATGGTAATGATGTTAAAGAGCTAATTCTCCGGCTATCTAAAGTAAAATTTGGAAATGCGGAAGCTGAATTTACTTTAGGATTAAAAGCCGCGGAAGAGTTAGCTAATGGAGCTCCCTTGCTTGAAGCATCAAAAGATCTACATGAGGAAGGCATCGAGTTTTCTAAACGTATGTCGCAGTTAGAGCGCATTGCGGATGTATCGCCTAGGGCCGCAATTATGGAATCATGGTTACTAATTGAAGAAGCGGCAGGAAAAGCAGGTTTTGTTCAAGGAGCATCTATTCCACGAATCAATCCTTTATTATTTATTGAATGGTTAGTAAGAGAAGGAAAAATTGATAAATCAACCGCTATATTGGTCGATAGGATGAGAAAGCTACGAAATGAAGCGAGTCATTTGAAAGATTTCGAACTCACAAAAGATGAAGCTGAACGATACCTAAAAATAGCCGTTCAGATATCTCTTCTTATCATCGAGCCGGATTCACCCATAGTGTTAGAAAATGAGTAAACGCATCCAGCCGCTCACTCTAAGGCAGGGTTGGCGGCTGAAAAAAGTACGTTACCTAACTGTTATGCTTTTCTCTATGAATTAACCAAACGTTGATAAGCAGAAACTTTTCCAAGATTAGGGAGTTGAGGCAGTGTTGCTGTTGCGATGTAACCCAGAGCTTGAATTACAACTTGATTAGTAGAAGTAAATGTTGCAGCTAGATTTTTATAACTCTCAGCACATCTAGCTATAGAAACTCTGGATGCAAATTCACTATCTAAGACAAGTCTTACAAACTCTTTTAATTCGTTGTCACCAAACTTAGCAATCATCTGATCGTAATAATATACAGCCCCATTTGAAACGCCGTATCCATTGCCCAATTTACACATAATTATGGTTTTGACGTAATCCTTTCTTACTGCATCAGGTATAATTCCGGTGCTGGATATATATGCAGCCAAAGCTGAAGCATGAGGCGGTTCACTATGAAAATTATTCCATCCGCTGTGAGCTTGATATAGATTATATATCTTTATCGACATTTCAACTGATAATGTATCTGCAGGCAAATATGGCAACCCACTAACAATAGTCAAAAATTCGTTTGCTGCATCACGCCGAGAGTTCTCGCCATTAGTAGCAAATGACTGGTATTTAATGCCGCAGTTATATTTCGCACTATCAGATGCTAAGGTCCAACAATCATTTGCAATACCTTTAATATTGTTTTTAATTTGCACCGATGCAGAATCATTTGTATACATTCCAAATATAGTTCGCAGGAGAGAATTTAGAGCATCTAAAGGTAGAGTTTGTAAGCCTGTTTTGATATGGGCTATGGCAGTCGTATCTAAAGACTCTTGTTTGATGCTTAGCAGAAATCGATTTACATTTAAGGCTGCAGGTTCAGGTTGCTTTGATATCACTTCTTTTATACATGTTTCTAACCAGGAAACTAATTGAAAACCAGTTAGCTGATTCTGGTTAGGGTGTGCTGCGCTTGCCCAATTTCGCATATCCCTAATGTAATCTAAGTGTTTAAATCCTAAATCTGAAAGCAGACCTGTTAGGTGACATCCCCTAATTAATTCCCACTCCTCAACCTTTACAAGATCATCAATGGATTTTAATTTATCTCGTCTTTTAGGATCGGTTATTATGCTGTCGTAAAAATAATCAATATCATTTAATGAAACCTTCCATCTCAAATTGGTTACAGTCTCATTCCAGAGGAAATTCAGAGCAGCATCAAAAAGACCAGCGCCGCATGCCGCGACGAATTTCGATAAATATAATGACCCAGACCGGGTTTGTGCCGTCATGTTACTT from the Cronobacter condimenti 1330 genome contains:
- a CDS encoding DUF4145 domain-containing protein yields the protein MMSTVADLVSALAWPLAFVWFVQKYGNDVKELILRLSKVKFGNAEAEFTLGLKAAEELANGAPLLEASKDLHEEGIEFSKRMSQLERIADVSPRAAIMESWLLIEEAAGKAGFVQGASIPRINPLLFIEWLVREGKIDKSTAILVDRMRKLRNEASHLKDFELTKDEAERYLKIAVQISLLIIEPDSPIVLENE